A genomic region of Tsukamurella pulmonis contains the following coding sequences:
- a CDS encoding Type 1 glutamine amidotransferase-like domain-containing protein yields the protein MNLLLLSLNAGALPAFLRRHTGREPRALRIGFIDDAGAPYADQPFHSFEWTQLTDLGFRLTRMTVGTYRNPADFESDLGTVDAVYLSGGHTFVLLGALQSNGTGEVLAARVRAGLPYIGLSAGSVVAGPNIEPVAPLDDPADAPGVTDYTGLGLVDTVVIPHADGALPPYPSSVIDEVVRTYGDRFPLTRVNDDQALLVEDGVTTLIPSAIT from the coding sequence GTGAACCTGCTGCTGCTCTCGCTCAACGCGGGCGCCCTCCCCGCGTTCCTCCGCCGGCACACCGGCCGGGAGCCGCGGGCCCTGCGGATCGGTTTCATCGACGATGCGGGTGCGCCGTACGCGGATCAGCCCTTCCACTCCTTCGAGTGGACGCAACTCACCGACCTCGGCTTCCGGCTCACCCGGATGACGGTCGGCACGTACCGGAACCCGGCCGACTTCGAATCGGACCTGGGCACCGTCGACGCGGTGTACCTCTCCGGCGGCCACACCTTCGTGCTGCTCGGCGCACTGCAGAGCAACGGGACGGGCGAGGTGCTCGCGGCCCGGGTCCGCGCGGGGCTGCCGTACATCGGCTTGAGCGCGGGCTCGGTCGTGGCGGGGCCGAACATCGAGCCGGTCGCGCCGCTCGACGATCCCGCCGACGCGCCGGGCGTCACCGACTACACGGGCCTGGGCCTGGTCGACACCGTCGTCATCCCGCACGCCGACGGTGCCCTCCCGCCGTACCCGTCGTCGGTCATCGACGAGGTGGTCCGCACCTACGGCGACCGCTTCCCCCTGACCCGCGTCAACGACGATCAGGCGCTACTGGTCGAGGACGGCGTCACCACCCTCATCCCGTCGGCGATCACCTAG
- a CDS encoding ABC transporter substrate-binding protein, translated as MRSRGRGSLVALAAVLFLLVAGCGGSEDRRPEGRTVTVEAVNGAVTVPVAPQRIISLAPTHTETLFAIGAGERVVAVDDQSTYPAQAPRTRLSGLTPNAEAVIGYEPDLVIVSGDSGGLVAALRKVGIPVLVEPAAKDLADAYDQITDLGTATGRSDQARALVDRMRADIDGAVRAAPRTVRPLTYFHELDPQLFTVTSTTFVGRVYGAFGLQNVADAADAGGSGYPQLSREALLQSDPALILLADAQCCGQSLATVAQRPGWRDLRAVRDGTVVALPADVASRWGPRLPEFYRAVGAAVTLAAERAPAGG; from the coding sequence ATGCGCTCGCGCGGCCGTGGATCGCTCGTCGCACTGGCGGCGGTCCTGTTCCTTCTCGTCGCGGGGTGCGGCGGGTCCGAGGACCGGCGACCGGAGGGGCGGACGGTCACCGTCGAGGCCGTGAACGGCGCCGTGACGGTGCCCGTCGCGCCGCAGCGGATCATCTCGCTCGCGCCCACGCACACCGAGACCCTGTTCGCGATCGGCGCGGGGGAGCGGGTGGTCGCCGTCGACGACCAATCGACCTACCCCGCGCAGGCGCCGCGGACCCGGCTCTCCGGCCTGACCCCGAACGCCGAGGCGGTGATCGGGTACGAGCCGGATCTCGTGATCGTCTCCGGCGACAGCGGCGGCCTCGTCGCGGCCCTGCGGAAGGTCGGGATTCCGGTGCTCGTGGAGCCCGCCGCGAAGGACCTGGCCGACGCCTACGACCAGATCACCGACCTCGGTACCGCGACGGGGCGGTCGGATCAGGCGCGCGCCCTGGTCGACCGGATGCGCGCCGACATCGACGGTGCGGTGCGCGCCGCGCCCCGCACCGTGCGGCCGCTCACCTACTTCCACGAGCTCGATCCACAGCTGTTCACCGTCACCTCCACCACCTTCGTCGGCCGGGTGTACGGCGCGTTCGGCCTGCAGAACGTCGCGGATGCCGCGGACGCGGGCGGTTCCGGCTACCCGCAGCTCTCGCGGGAGGCGTTGCTGCAGTCCGACCCCGCCCTGATCCTGCTCGCCGACGCGCAGTGCTGCGGCCAGAGCCTGGCGACCGTCGCGCAGCGGCCGGGCTGGCGCGACCTGCGGGCCGTCCGGGACGGCACCGTCGTCGCACTGCCCGCCGACGTCGCCTCCCGCTGGGGGCCGCGGCTGCCCGAGTTCTACCGCGCCGTGGGCGCGGCCGTGACGCTCGCGGCGGAGCGGGCCCCGGCGGGCGGATGA
- a CDS encoding FecCD family ABC transporter permease — MSTRLHDERTAAPPRASGLRPGPLLVGVVAFLAASTAGLLVGAVDLPVRAVLFELLDRLPGVRLDSGLTPLQQNLLLEIRLPRVLAAGMVGGLLAIAGAGYQGVFRNPLADPYLLGAAAGAGVGATATIVLLPGDPAATVPVAAFVGALAGVALASALGRVAGGRGTATLLLAGVAVSAFLGAVQTFLMQRDAQDLQRIYSWVLGGVASADGPRLWAVLPYAVVSAMVLLLHGRLLDVLGVGDEEATALGLSARRVRILVLAAASLATAAAVALGGLIGFVGIVVPHVVRRLAGASYRAVLPLSLLAGAAFLVLADVLARTAVAPGELPLGVVTAFVGGPFFVVVLRSMRGRGGL; from the coding sequence ATGAGTACCCGGCTGCACGACGAGCGGACGGCGGCACCGCCGCGGGCGAGCGGCCTGCGGCCGGGACCGCTGCTCGTGGGCGTCGTCGCGTTCCTCGCCGCATCGACGGCGGGTCTGCTGGTCGGCGCCGTCGACCTCCCCGTCCGAGCGGTGCTGTTCGAGCTGCTCGACCGGCTGCCGGGGGTGCGGCTCGACTCGGGGCTGACGCCCCTGCAACAGAACCTCCTGCTCGAGATCCGGCTGCCGCGGGTGCTCGCGGCGGGCATGGTCGGGGGCCTGCTCGCGATCGCCGGAGCGGGATACCAAGGGGTGTTCCGCAATCCGCTCGCCGACCCGTACCTCCTGGGCGCCGCGGCGGGCGCCGGCGTCGGCGCGACCGCGACGATCGTGCTGCTGCCCGGCGATCCGGCGGCGACGGTGCCCGTCGCCGCGTTCGTCGGCGCGCTCGCGGGCGTCGCGCTGGCGTCGGCCCTCGGCAGGGTCGCCGGCGGTCGTGGCACCGCCACGCTGTTGCTCGCCGGCGTCGCCGTCTCGGCGTTCCTCGGCGCCGTGCAGACCTTCCTCATGCAGCGCGACGCGCAGGACCTGCAGCGGATCTACTCCTGGGTGCTCGGCGGCGTGGCCTCCGCCGACGGGCCCCGGTTATGGGCGGTGCTGCCGTACGCGGTCGTGTCGGCGATGGTGCTCCTGCTGCACGGCCGGCTGCTCGACGTGCTCGGCGTCGGCGACGAGGAGGCCACCGCCCTCGGCCTGTCCGCCCGCCGCGTGCGGATCCTGGTGCTCGCGGCCGCGTCGCTGGCCACGGCGGCGGCCGTCGCCCTCGGTGGCCTCATCGGTTTCGTGGGCATCGTGGTGCCGCACGTGGTGCGCCGGCTCGCCGGCGCCTCCTACCGCGCGGTGCTGCCGCTCTCGCTGCTCGCCGGCGCGGCCTTCCTGGTGCTGGCGGACGTGCTGGCCCGCACGGCGGTCGCCCCCGGCGAGCTGCCGCTCGGCGTGGTCACCGCATTCGTCGGCGGGCCCTTCTTCGTCGTCGTGCTGCGATCGATGCGCGGACGGGGCGGCCTGTGA
- a CDS encoding ABC transporter ATP-binding protein codes for MTVEISGVRVALDGRPVLHDVTLAASSGTWTAIVGPNGAGKSTLLRAVLGLVRSEGAITVDGADPRRRSPRERARSVAYAPQSPQLPDGMTVFDYALLGRSPYIPYLGRESASDRRVVRDVLGRLGLEAFADRDIARLSGGERQRAVLARALAQQAALLLLDEPTTALDIGHQQQVMDLIDDLRRADGLTVLTTVHDLTLAGQYADRLVLLAEGRVAAAGAPREVLTAETVAEHFGARVYVQEGPDGRPVLGLLR; via the coding sequence GTGACCGTCGAGATCTCCGGGGTACGGGTGGCGCTGGACGGGCGCCCCGTCCTGCACGACGTGACGCTGGCGGCATCGTCGGGCACGTGGACCGCGATCGTCGGGCCGAACGGTGCCGGGAAGTCGACGCTGCTGCGGGCGGTGCTGGGCCTGGTGCGCAGCGAGGGGGCCATCACGGTCGACGGTGCCGACCCGCGCCGCCGCTCGCCGCGCGAGCGCGCCCGTTCGGTGGCGTACGCGCCGCAGTCGCCGCAACTGCCCGACGGGATGACGGTCTTCGACTACGCGCTGCTCGGCAGGTCGCCGTACATCCCGTACCTCGGCCGGGAGAGCGCGAGCGACCGGCGGGTCGTGCGCGACGTGCTCGGCCGGCTCGGACTCGAGGCCTTCGCCGACCGCGACATCGCCCGGCTCTCCGGGGGTGAGCGGCAGCGTGCCGTACTGGCCCGGGCGCTGGCCCAACAGGCCGCGCTCCTGCTGCTCGACGAGCCGACGACCGCACTCGACATCGGGCACCAGCAGCAGGTCATGGACCTGATCGACGACCTGCGCCGCGCCGATGGGCTGACGGTGCTCACCACGGTCCACGACCTGACGTTGGCCGGCCAGTACGCGGATCGCCTGGTGCTGCTCGCCGAGGGCCGCGTCGCCGCCGCCGGTGCACCGCGCGAGGTGCTCACCGCGGAGACCGTCGCCGAGCACTTCGGTGCGCGCGTGTACGTGCAGGAGGGGCCCGACGGCCGGCCGGTGCTGGGCCTGCTTCGCTAG
- a CDS encoding helix-turn-helix domain-containing protein — protein sequence MPSPDVGRRLRELRTERGLSLSELARRAGVGKGSLSEIEAGGRNPTVETLYALCGPLDVPLTALVGESPGAHSVADGGMRSALLSVRHLPHVTVEVFRLEFPGGADHVSPGHGPAVREHLSVVDGALTVGPVGAEQLVRQGDSRSWTSDGPHRFATVDGAEAVVVITTPR from the coding sequence ATGCCCTCCCCCGACGTCGGCCGACGCCTCCGCGAACTGCGCACCGAGCGCGGCCTGAGCCTGTCCGAACTCGCCCGGCGCGCGGGCGTGGGCAAGGGATCGCTGTCCGAGATCGAGGCCGGCGGGCGCAATCCGACGGTCGAGACCCTCTACGCGCTCTGCGGCCCGCTCGACGTGCCGCTCACGGCCCTCGTCGGCGAGTCCCCCGGCGCGCACAGCGTCGCCGACGGCGGCATGCGCAGCGCGCTGCTCTCGGTGCGCCACCTGCCGCACGTCACCGTCGAGGTCTTCCGCTTGGAGTTCCCCGGCGGGGCGGACCACGTCTCCCCCGGGCACGGGCCGGCCGTCCGGGAGCACCTCTCGGTGGTCGACGGCGCCCTCACCGTCGGCCCGGTGGGGGCCGAACAGCTCGTGCGGCAGGGTGATTCGCGCAGCTGGACCAGCGACGGGCCGCACCGGTTCGCCACCGTCGACGGCGCGGAGGCGGTCGTGGTGATCACCACGCCGCGCTAG
- a CDS encoding benzoate/H(+) symporter BenE family transporter, which translates to MERSENGTMVPLGAGIVTALVGYTSAFAVVLAGLRAVGATPGQAASGLLAVTVTMGAASALLSWRYRMPIISAWSTPGAALLATTGAVAGGWPAAVGAFVVCGVLFVLTGLWPTLARWVQRIPTPIAQAMLAGVLLPLCIAPITSLTTHPWAVAPVLLVWLVLLRLRPRWAVPLAFVAALVVIAVALLRDDAVPAFAELVPHVEWTTPSITLQALTGVVLPLYIVTMASQNIPGAAVLGSYGYSVPWRPALAVTGIGSVLGAPFGGHAINLAAISAALAAGPDAGPDTTRRWIAGVSSGAANLVLGVLSTGLTAVVLAAPDGVIQAVAGVALVGAFAAAAAGAMSDESARVPAAITFIVAASGTSLAGIGSAFWALVIGVAVYLVLTVRRPLDA; encoded by the coding sequence ATGGAACGTTCTGAGAACGGAACGATGGTGCCGCTGGGTGCGGGCATCGTCACCGCGCTGGTGGGCTACACCTCGGCCTTCGCCGTGGTGCTGGCCGGCCTGCGCGCCGTGGGCGCTACCCCGGGGCAGGCCGCGTCCGGCCTGCTCGCGGTGACGGTTACCATGGGCGCGGCGTCCGCGCTGCTGTCCTGGCGCTACCGGATGCCGATCATCAGCGCCTGGTCGACGCCGGGGGCCGCCCTGCTCGCGACCACCGGCGCCGTCGCGGGCGGATGGCCCGCGGCCGTCGGTGCGTTCGTGGTGTGCGGTGTGCTCTTCGTGCTGACCGGCCTGTGGCCGACCCTCGCGCGCTGGGTGCAGCGGATCCCCACGCCGATCGCGCAGGCGATGCTCGCCGGTGTGCTGCTGCCGCTGTGCATCGCGCCGATCACCTCGCTCACCACGCATCCGTGGGCAGTGGCGCCGGTGCTGCTGGTATGGCTGGTGCTGCTGCGGCTACGACCGCGGTGGGCGGTCCCGCTCGCCTTCGTGGCGGCGCTCGTGGTCATCGCGGTCGCGTTGCTGCGCGACGATGCGGTGCCCGCGTTCGCCGAGCTCGTCCCGCACGTCGAGTGGACCACCCCGTCGATCACGCTGCAGGCGCTGACGGGCGTCGTGCTGCCGCTCTACATCGTCACCATGGCGTCACAGAACATCCCCGGTGCCGCGGTGCTCGGGAGCTACGGCTACTCGGTGCCGTGGCGGCCCGCGCTCGCGGTGACCGGGATCGGCAGCGTGCTCGGCGCGCCCTTCGGCGGGCACGCGATCAACCTGGCCGCGATCAGCGCCGCGCTCGCTGCCGGCCCCGACGCGGGCCCGGACACCACCCGCCGGTGGATCGCCGGCGTCTCCTCGGGCGCCGCCAATCTGGTCCTCGGCGTGCTGAGTACGGGGCTGACCGCCGTGGTCCTCGCCGCGCCCGACGGTGTGATCCAGGCCGTCGCCGGCGTGGCGCTGGTGGGTGCCTTCGCGGCCGCGGCCGCCGGCGCGATGTCCGACGAGTCGGCCCGTGTCCCGGCGGCCATCACCTTCATCGTCGCGGCGTCCGGCACCTCCCTGGCCGGGATCGGGTCCGCCTTCTGGGCGTTGGTGATCGGCGTCGCCGTCTACCTGGTGCTCACGGTGCGGCGGCCGCTAGACGCGTGA
- a CDS encoding serine/threonine-protein kinase has product MRCGTVLADRYELLRLIATGGMGQVWEAMDTRLDRRVAVKVLKAEFSEDQEFLARFRNEARTTAALNHPGIAGVYDYGETEDQAGGAPLAYLVMELVNGEPLNAVLSRLGHLSQAQALDLLEQTGRALQVAHSAGLVHRDVKPGNILITPTGQVKITDFGIAKAVDSAPVTKTGMVMGTAQYISPEQASGEDATAASDVYSLGVVGYECLTGEPPFTAETAVALCVQHIREEPPTLPAWVPGPVADVITRALAKEPGRRFADGGELADTIAHVTRSEPLPSRRNPAVYAPTVRRPAGIPTGQRSETTQPIGSTAPSAAQARPGGRARRRRSLAAAGAFVVAAVALGGAFTLSTTGSDGGTAAGTSTTAPPSGNPGALATPRTMAERPGEDRVAPGRPGKPTDDPRPTRTTPRPTSSSSPTSTTTTTTTTSTTTDTTTTTSTTPSTTTSEPTSTTTPSPSRTTTSQPEADSRV; this is encoded by the coding sequence TTGCGCTGCGGAACCGTACTCGCCGACCGCTACGAACTCCTCCGGCTCATCGCCACCGGAGGCATGGGCCAGGTCTGGGAGGCCATGGACACCCGCCTCGACCGCCGCGTCGCGGTCAAGGTCCTCAAAGCCGAATTCTCCGAGGACCAGGAATTCCTCGCCCGCTTCCGCAACGAAGCCCGCACCACCGCCGCCCTCAACCACCCCGGCATCGCCGGCGTCTACGACTACGGCGAAACCGAAGACCAAGCCGGCGGCGCACCCCTGGCCTACCTCGTCATGGAACTCGTCAACGGCGAACCCCTCAACGCCGTCCTGAGCCGCCTCGGCCACCTCAGCCAAGCCCAGGCACTCGACCTGCTCGAACAGACCGGCCGCGCCCTCCAGGTCGCCCACAGCGCCGGCCTGGTCCACCGCGACGTCAAACCCGGCAACATCCTCATCACCCCCACCGGGCAGGTGAAGATCACCGACTTCGGCATCGCCAAGGCCGTCGACTCCGCCCCCGTCACCAAGACCGGCATGGTCATGGGCACCGCCCAGTACATCTCCCCCGAACAGGCCTCCGGCGAGGACGCCACCGCCGCCTCCGACGTCTACTCCCTCGGCGTCGTCGGCTACGAATGCCTCACCGGAGAGCCGCCGTTCACGGCGGAGACGGCGGTCGCGCTCTGCGTCCAGCACATCCGCGAGGAGCCGCCCACCCTGCCGGCGTGGGTTCCGGGCCCCGTCGCCGACGTGATCACGCGCGCGCTCGCGAAAGAGCCCGGCCGGCGCTTCGCCGACGGCGGCGAACTGGCGGACACGATCGCGCACGTCACCCGCTCCGAACCCCTTCCGTCCCGGCGCAACCCCGCGGTGTACGCCCCGACGGTGCGCCGACCGGCCGGCATCCCCACCGGCCAGCGGTCGGAGACGACCCAGCCGATCGGGTCCACCGCACCGTCGGCCGCGCAGGCCCGGCCCGGCGGCCGTGCACGGCGCCGGCGCTCCCTCGCGGCAGCGGGCGCGTTCGTCGTCGCCGCGGTCGCCCTCGGCGGCGCCTTCACCCTGAGCACAACGGGATCCGACGGCGGCACGGCGGCGGGCACCAGCACCACCGCACCCCCGTCGGGCAACCCCGGCGCCCTCGCGACGCCCCGGACGATGGCGGAACGACCCGGCGAGGACCGGGTCGCGCCGGGCCGCCCCGGGAAGCCGACGGACGACCCGCGCCCCACGCGCACCACGCCGCGTCCCACGTCGTCGAGCTCCCCCACCTCGACGACCACGACCACCACGACGACGAGCACGACCACGGATACGACCACGACCACGTCGACGACACCGTCGACGACCACGTCGGAGCCGACCTCGACGACCACGCCGTCGCCCTCCAGGACGACGACGTCGCAGCCGGAGGCGGACTCACGCGTCTAG
- a CDS encoding GNAT family N-acetyltransferase: MRDLPGRYVIRPLRSDDAAALASVHVRVWKATYPGMVDRAKLDALTAAGGVERWERIIAGLDGQERDGVRTRCAVDATTSQIVGFATGGTARDDGAPSDTQLWSLNVLPEHHGTGVAAALMDAVIGTGGAYLWLATGNGRALAFYRKHGFELDGAVQVDEEWSCHESRMVRPDLR; this comes from the coding sequence GTGAGGGACTTGCCGGGCAGGTACGTCATCCGGCCGCTGCGCTCCGATGACGCCGCGGCCTTGGCATCCGTGCACGTGCGGGTGTGGAAGGCGACGTATCCGGGCATGGTCGATCGGGCGAAGCTCGATGCGCTCACCGCAGCCGGCGGTGTGGAGCGCTGGGAGCGCATCATCGCCGGCTTGGACGGCCAGGAACGTGACGGCGTGCGTACCCGCTGCGCGGTGGACGCGACCACCTCGCAGATCGTCGGTTTCGCGACGGGCGGCACCGCGCGCGACGACGGCGCACCGTCGGACACCCAGCTCTGGTCCCTCAACGTGCTGCCGGAGCACCACGGCACGGGCGTCGCCGCAGCGCTGATGGACGCGGTGATCGGCACCGGTGGCGCGTACCTGTGGCTGGCGACGGGCAACGGCCGCGCCCTCGCCTTCTACCGCAAGCACGGCTTCGAGCTCGACGGCGCGGTGCAGGTAGACGAGGAGTGGTCGTGTCACGAGTCGCGAATGGTCAGACCTGACCTGCGCTAA
- a CDS encoding DUF1361 domain-containing protein, giving the protein MTRTRGVLLLASLLATTALTVALGTTDPAAPLTYPSRFLIWNLFLAWIPMLFAVGFATVRRRWALVPLGIGWLAFLPNAPYLVTDLVHLGDGENMWRHVLQYGFAAWTGILLGVVSMLLVHRRLQRELGALWGWLAVVLSVGLCAIGVVIGRFQRWNSWDLVTRPDAVVVATLDWVTSPFSYVQSTGVAAAVAAFFGLAYLTIYALTPPVADGARQAPSSA; this is encoded by the coding sequence ATGACCAGAACGCGCGGCGTACTGCTGCTGGCCTCCCTGCTCGCCACCACGGCGCTGACCGTGGCGCTGGGGACCACGGACCCGGCGGCGCCGCTCACCTACCCGAGCCGCTTCCTCATCTGGAACCTCTTCCTCGCGTGGATCCCGATGCTGTTCGCGGTGGGCTTCGCGACGGTGCGCCGCCGCTGGGCGCTGGTGCCCCTCGGCATCGGCTGGCTGGCCTTCCTGCCCAACGCGCCGTACCTGGTGACCGACCTGGTGCACCTCGGCGACGGCGAGAACATGTGGCGGCACGTGCTGCAGTACGGGTTCGCCGCGTGGACCGGGATCCTGCTGGGCGTGGTCTCGATGCTGCTGGTGCATCGCCGCCTGCAGCGTGAGCTCGGCGCGCTGTGGGGCTGGCTCGCCGTGGTGCTGTCCGTGGGACTGTGTGCGATCGGCGTGGTCATCGGCCGCTTCCAGCGCTGGAACTCGTGGGATCTGGTGACCCGGCCCGACGCGGTCGTCGTCGCGACGCTCGACTGGGTGACCTCGCCGTTCTCCTACGTCCAGTCCACGGGCGTGGCCGCGGCGGTGGCGGCCTTCTTCGGTCTCGCCTACCTGACGATCTACGCGCTCACGCCGCCCGTCGCCGACGGTGCGCGGCAGGCACCGTCGAGCGCCTGA
- a CDS encoding MFS transporter small subunit, whose protein sequence is MTDTESDGRHPVQLVATWTLVAIPLLYGLYNAVDAALQLFQG, encoded by the coding sequence GTGACCGACACCGAATCCGACGGGCGGCACCCCGTCCAACTCGTCGCGACGTGGACTCTGGTGGCGATCCCGCTGCTCTACGGCCTCTACAACGCCGTGGACGCGGCGCTCCAGCTCTTCCAGGGCTGA
- a CDS encoding L-lactate MFS transporter, whose protein sequence is MAALSFLDREHSVAPLNYNRWLIPPAALAIHLCIGQVYATSVYKDALVKHFDTNKTMIGIVFSIAIVMLGLSAAVFGTWVDRVGPRRTMFTAASCWGAGFLIAAVGIATGQLWLVYLGYGVVGGIGLGLGYISPVSTLMKWFPDRPGLATGMAIMGFGGGAMVASPLSKELMTFFGGAEAGGSAVTKLFVTLGIGYFVVMMMGVFTIRVPAPGYVPAGFDPATVASKAMVTTGNVSAANAIKTPQFWLLWIVLLCNVTAGIGILEQAADMIQDFFRDDTGVSTVTATVAAGFVGLLSVANMAGRLGWSTTSDYIGRKPTYMIYLGVGILLYLGLATVGASSTALFVLFCAVIISFYGGGFATVPAYLRDLFGTFQVGAIHGRLLTAWSTAGVLGPLIVNRVLDSKKDRVDEAGNAIPLQAADYHLALYIMVGVLVVGFLANLAIRPVSERWQEKGNVVDAVDAAHGPKGAS, encoded by the coding sequence GTGGCCGCGCTGTCCTTCCTCGACCGAGAGCACTCCGTCGCACCGCTGAACTACAACCGGTGGTTGATACCGCCTGCGGCGCTGGCCATCCACCTGTGCATCGGCCAGGTGTACGCGACCAGCGTCTACAAGGACGCTCTGGTCAAGCATTTCGACACCAACAAGACCATGATCGGGATCGTCTTCTCCATCGCGATCGTCATGCTGGGGCTCTCCGCCGCGGTGTTCGGGACATGGGTGGACCGGGTCGGGCCGCGGCGCACCATGTTCACCGCCGCGAGCTGTTGGGGCGCAGGCTTCCTCATCGCCGCGGTCGGCATCGCGACGGGGCAGCTCTGGCTCGTCTACCTCGGGTACGGCGTGGTCGGCGGCATCGGCCTGGGGCTCGGGTACATCTCGCCGGTCTCCACCCTGATGAAGTGGTTCCCCGACCGGCCCGGACTCGCAACGGGCATGGCGATCATGGGATTCGGCGGCGGCGCGATGGTCGCCTCGCCGCTGTCGAAGGAACTGATGACGTTCTTCGGCGGCGCCGAAGCCGGTGGCAGCGCCGTGACGAAGCTGTTCGTCACCCTCGGCATCGGCTACTTCGTCGTGATGATGATGGGCGTCTTCACCATTCGCGTGCCCGCGCCCGGCTACGTCCCGGCGGGCTTCGACCCCGCCACCGTCGCCTCCAAGGCGATGGTGACCACCGGGAACGTCTCCGCCGCCAACGCGATCAAGACCCCGCAGTTCTGGCTGCTGTGGATCGTGCTGCTGTGCAACGTGACCGCGGGCATCGGCATCCTGGAGCAGGCCGCCGACATGATCCAGGACTTCTTCCGCGACGACACCGGCGTCTCCACGGTCACCGCGACCGTCGCCGCCGGCTTCGTCGGCCTGCTCTCCGTGGCGAACATGGCCGGCCGGCTCGGCTGGTCGACCACATCGGACTACATCGGCCGCAAGCCCACCTACATGATCTACCTCGGCGTCGGGATCCTGCTCTATCTCGGGCTGGCGACCGTCGGGGCCTCCTCGACGGCGCTGTTCGTGCTGTTCTGCGCGGTGATCATCTCGTTCTACGGTGGCGGCTTCGCGACGGTGCCCGCCTACCTGCGGGACCTGTTCGGCACCTTCCAGGTCGGCGCGATCCACGGCCGGCTGCTGACCGCGTGGTCGACGGCGGGCGTGCTCGGCCCACTCATCGTGAACCGGGTGCTGGACTCGAAGAAGGACCGGGTCGACGAGGCGGGCAACGCGATTCCGCTCCAGGCGGCCGATTACCACCTCGCGCTGTACATCATGGTGGGCGTGCTCGTGGTGGGCTTCCTCGCCAACCTCGCCATCCGCCCCGTGTCCGAGCGGTGGCAGGAGAAGGGGAACGTCGTCGACGCCGTCGACGCTGCGCACGGACCGAAGGGAGCCTCGTGA
- a CDS encoding DUF488 family protein produces MTGPARSTSPVRAPSAAVTARSVADLDELITTCRACPRLVAWREEAARVKRAAFADEPYWGRPVPGFGPADARILIVGLAPAAHGANRTGRMFTGDRSGDVLFAALHAVGLANQPLAVSADDGLELFDTRMSSPVRCAPPANKPTPQERRNCAPFLAREISLMPRLRVAVVLGAFGWQALFAVLDEGGWRVPRPRPAFGHGARVDLAHPDGRTLAVVGCFHVSQRNTFTGRLTPAMLEEVLRSARTIAEDRAREGTRMTVRVKRVYEAEQNGDGARVLVDRLWPRGVSKDRADLSQWCKAIAPSTELRKWYEHDPAKYPGFVDRYRAELAEPEAAEAFRALQALVDEGPVTLLTASKAEDISHAHVLAALLTGRDPLER; encoded by the coding sequence ATGACCGGTCCTGCCCGATCCACCTCGCCCGTGCGGGCACCGTCGGCGGCGGTGACGGCGCGATCCGTGGCGGACCTGGACGAGCTCATCACCACCTGCCGGGCCTGCCCGCGACTGGTGGCGTGGCGGGAGGAGGCCGCGCGGGTCAAGCGCGCCGCGTTCGCCGACGAGCCCTACTGGGGCCGGCCGGTTCCGGGGTTCGGGCCGGCGGACGCGCGCATCCTCATCGTCGGACTGGCGCCGGCGGCGCACGGGGCCAACCGGACCGGGCGGATGTTCACCGGCGATCGCAGCGGTGACGTCCTGTTCGCCGCGCTGCACGCGGTGGGGCTGGCGAATCAGCCGCTCGCCGTCTCCGCCGACGACGGGCTCGAGCTGTTCGACACCCGGATGAGCTCGCCCGTGCGGTGCGCGCCGCCGGCGAACAAGCCGACGCCGCAGGAGCGCCGGAACTGCGCGCCGTTCCTTGCGCGCGAGATCTCGCTGATGCCGCGCCTGCGGGTGGCGGTGGTGCTGGGTGCGTTCGGCTGGCAGGCCCTGTTCGCGGTCCTCGACGAGGGCGGCTGGCGCGTCCCGCGTCCGCGCCCCGCGTTCGGCCACGGCGCGCGCGTCGACCTCGCTCACCCCGACGGCCGTACCCTCGCCGTCGTCGGCTGCTTCCACGTCAGCCAGCGCAACACCTTCACCGGGCGACTGACACCGGCCATGCTGGAGGAGGTCCTGCGGAGCGCGCGGACCATCGCGGAGGACCGCGCGAGGGAAGGAACAAGAATGACGGTGCGGGTCAAGCGGGTGTACGAGGCGGAGCAGAACGGGGACGGCGCGCGGGTGCTCGTCGATCGGCTCTGGCCCCGCGGTGTCAGCAAGGACCGCGCCGATCTGTCGCAGTGGTGCAAGGCGATCGCGCCGTCCACCGAGCTCCGGAAGTGGTACGAGCACGACCCCGCGAAGTACCCCGGATTCGTCGATCGGTATCGGGCCGAGCTCGCCGAACCCGAGGCGGCCGAGGCGTTCCGCGCGCTGCAGGCGCTCGTCGACGAGGGACCGGTCACGCTGCTCACCGCCTCCAAGGCGGAGGACATCAGTCATGCGCACGTCCTCGCCGCGCTTCTGACGGGGCGTGATCCGCTCGAGCGGTGA